In Pseudoalteromonas piratica, the following proteins share a genomic window:
- a CDS encoding tetratricopeptide repeat protein: protein MFDISEEEYTSAIEAPVFTCLNHESTWLNQIDLIACKEKLSELVMMAVKTQKSENTTEQNLNALLDSFYSEWAFSGTSQKVPMSLLNSVAYTLNYRTGSTISLGMILTYVMEQLGFDVEMLVFENDIQVLLEISQGEGFLIDPCSGSQRWYIKPENDSENSLDNAFQQLFEEDVEKLFLAHQKWAFISEKRYGEAFKCVEKLMHLTDGDPYELRDRGYLLQNLNCDELAKKDFEKFIEECPDDPSIELLQSQIEEMDKHLRTIH from the coding sequence ATGTTTGATATCTCTGAGGAAGAATATACTTCTGCTATCGAAGCACCTGTTTTCACATGTTTAAATCACGAATCAACTTGGCTTAATCAAATTGACTTAATAGCATGTAAAGAGAAGCTGTCAGAACTGGTGATGATGGCGGTTAAAACGCAAAAGTCAGAAAATACCACAGAACAAAATTTAAATGCGCTGCTAGACAGTTTTTATAGTGAATGGGCATTTAGCGGTACCAGTCAAAAAGTGCCAATGAGTTTGCTTAATAGTGTGGCATATACGTTAAATTACCGAACAGGTAGCACGATTTCACTTGGCATGATCTTGACTTATGTAATGGAACAGCTTGGTTTTGATGTTGAAATGTTAGTGTTTGAAAATGACATTCAAGTGCTGCTCGAAATAAGCCAAGGTGAAGGATTCTTGATTGATCCCTGCTCAGGCTCACAACGTTGGTACATCAAGCCAGAAAACGATTCAGAAAATAGTTTAGATAATGCCTTTCAGCAACTATTTGAAGAAGATGTTGAGAAGTTATTTTTGGCACACCAAAAATGGGCATTTATAAGTGAAAAACGCTACGGAGAGGCCTTTAAATGTGTTGAAAAATTGATGCATTTAACCGACGGCGATCCTTATGAACTGCGTGACCGTGGTTACTTATTACAAAACTTAAATTGTGATGAATTAGCTAAAAAAGACTTTGAGAAATTTATTGAAGAATGCCCTGATGATCCATCCATTGAGCTTTTACAAAGCCAGATTGAAGAAATGGATAAACATTTGCGCACAATTCATTAA
- a CDS encoding DUF819 family protein → MDSHTVMFTNDAVVMGMLAIILGFVFYTSNLKNGFWAKFYKYVPALLMCYFLPSLLNTFGIVDGEGNKVYSVAKYYLLPACLVLLTLSIDLKAVAALGPKAIIMFLTGTLGVVIGGPIALLVAATFMPELLGVNGAGELWRGMAALAGSWIGGGANMVAMKEIYQANGDIFTIMVTVDIVVANIWMAGLLYLAARHKEIDKHTGADTSSIDKLIDTVTHFEKQNSRKPELRDLMILVAFGFGATGFAHLIADMAVPFFQANYPELEKFSLHSKLFWIIFVVTTIGLSLSFTKARQFEAAGASKVGGAFLYILVATIGLHMDIGKIFEAPKYVIIGLIWMAIHVILLFVVAKLIKAPVFYVAVGSKANIGGAASAPVVASAFHPALAPVGVLLAVLGYALGTYAAWFCGQVLQLVGS, encoded by the coding sequence ATGGACTCTCACACGGTAATGTTCACTAACGACGCTGTCGTCATGGGCATGCTAGCCATTATTCTTGGGTTTGTTTTTTATACATCAAATCTAAAGAATGGTTTTTGGGCAAAGTTTTATAAATATGTACCAGCACTGTTAATGTGTTATTTCTTACCTTCATTGCTTAATACATTCGGCATTGTTGATGGGGAAGGCAATAAAGTTTACAGCGTTGCAAAGTACTATTTATTGCCTGCTTGCCTTGTTTTGCTGACGCTTAGTATCGATTTAAAAGCGGTCGCAGCGCTCGGTCCAAAAGCCATTATTATGTTTTTAACTGGTACCCTTGGGGTTGTTATTGGTGGACCAATTGCACTTTTAGTGGCGGCAACCTTTATGCCTGAATTGCTTGGTGTTAACGGGGCTGGCGAGTTATGGCGCGGTATGGCAGCTCTTGCCGGTAGCTGGATTGGTGGTGGCGCGAATATGGTTGCCATGAAAGAGATCTACCAAGCTAATGGTGATATTTTCACAATTATGGTCACTGTGGATATCGTCGTTGCCAATATTTGGATGGCAGGGTTGTTATATTTAGCGGCACGCCATAAAGAAATTGATAAGCATACTGGCGCAGATACCAGCTCTATCGATAAACTAATCGATACAGTCACTCATTTTGAAAAACAAAACTCACGTAAACCTGAACTTCGCGATTTAATGATTTTAGTTGCGTTTGGTTTTGGTGCTACTGGGTTTGCGCACTTAATTGCAGACATGGCTGTGCCTTTTTTCCAAGCAAATTATCCTGAACTAGAGAAGTTCTCCCTACATTCAAAACTGTTTTGGATTATTTTTGTTGTCACAACAATTGGTCTTAGCCTGTCATTTACTAAAGCCCGCCAATTTGAAGCAGCAGGTGCATCAAAAGTGGGAGGGGCATTTTTATATATTCTCGTTGCCACCATTGGCCTGCATATGGATATTGGTAAAATATTTGAAGCACCAAAATATGTCATCATTGGATTAATCTGGATGGCGATTCATGTGATTCTGTTATTTGTTGTCGCAAAATTAATTAAAGCACCTGTTTTTTATGTCGCAGTTGGCAGTAAAGCAAACATTGGTGGTGCAGCATCAGCACCGGTAGTTGCGTCAGCATTTCATCCGGCCCTAGCACCCGTAGGTGTGTTACTCGCAGTGTTAGGTTATGCTTTAGGTACTTATGCAGCATGGTTCTGTGGGCAAGTATTACAACTCGTCGGAAGTTAA
- the kdsA gene encoding 3-deoxy-8-phosphooctulonate synthase: protein MNTQIIKVGSCEVANDKPFVLFGGMNVLESRDLAMQIAEHYVEVTNKLKIPYVFKASFDKANRSSINSYRGPGLDEGLKIFEEIKKTFNVPVITDVHEPFQAAPVAEVVDVIQLPAFLARQTDLVVAMAKTGAVINVKKPQFLAPHEMRHIIKKINEAGNQHVILCERGSSFGYNNLVVDMLGMDDMKHQAPVIFDATHALQRPGGRADSADGRRAQAAELARSGMALGLAGLFIEAHPDPNFAKCDGPCALPLAKLEGYLSQMKAVDELVKSFAPLDTSAS, encoded by the coding sequence ATGAATACACAAATTATTAAAGTAGGTAGCTGCGAAGTTGCCAACGACAAGCCATTCGTATTATTTGGCGGAATGAATGTACTAGAATCACGTGATTTAGCGATGCAAATTGCTGAACATTACGTGGAAGTCACGAATAAACTAAAGATTCCGTATGTATTTAAAGCATCATTCGATAAAGCAAATCGCTCTTCAATCAACTCTTACCGAGGCCCAGGCCTTGATGAAGGCTTAAAAATATTTGAAGAGATCAAAAAAACGTTTAATGTGCCAGTCATTACCGATGTTCATGAACCATTCCAAGCTGCACCTGTTGCTGAAGTGGTTGACGTTATTCAGCTACCAGCGTTCCTAGCACGTCAAACCGATTTAGTTGTTGCAATGGCAAAAACGGGTGCGGTAATTAATGTTAAAAAACCACAATTTTTAGCGCCGCATGAGATGCGTCACATCATTAAAAAAATCAATGAAGCGGGTAATCAACACGTTATTTTGTGTGAACGAGGTTCAAGCTTTGGTTATAACAACTTAGTTGTAGATATGCTTGGTATGGATGATATGAAGCATCAAGCTCCCGTTATTTTTGATGCTACACATGCTCTACAACGTCCAGGTGGGCGTGCAGATTCTGCAGATGGTCGTCGTGCACAAGCAGCAGAACTTGCTAGAAGTGGCATGGCACTCGGATTAGCGGGTCTGTTTATTGAAGCTCACCCAGATCCAAATTTTGCAAAGTGCGATGGTCCCTGTGCATTACCTCTAGCAAAACTGGAAGGTTATTTAAGTCAAATGAAAGCCGTTGATGAGCTCGTTAAAAGTTTTGCGCCATTAGATACATCAGCAAGCTAA
- the cydB gene encoding cytochrome d ubiquinol oxidase subunit II → MFDQHTLAIIFVSLMGLATLMYAILDGYDLGVGILLPLNDEQSADTMIASIGPFWDANETWLVLAIGLLLIAFPTAHSIVLQALYIPCTLMLIGLIMRGVAFDFRAKAIVAHKRRWDSVFKTGSLLASLAQGYMLGLYVMGFTNTLEAHGFALLSAIGVSAAYTFIGSAWLVMKTEGTLQQRAITVCQSTVIITFIGIFTVSLVNLLLSPDIYQKWFALPYALILIPIPLICASFFILCWFVLKRLAKQPKVGASLPFFFALLIFSLSFFGLAFSFFPEIVPGQLTIWQAVAAPESLNFLLWGALIVVPTILAYTAFSYRVFWGKVDELRYY, encoded by the coding sequence ATGTTTGATCAACATACCCTTGCTATCATATTTGTTTCGCTGATGGGATTGGCAACTTTAATGTATGCGATATTAGATGGTTATGATCTTGGTGTTGGCATTTTGTTACCGCTCAATGATGAGCAATCAGCTGATACAATGATTGCCTCAATTGGCCCGTTTTGGGATGCAAATGAAACATGGTTAGTGCTAGCGATTGGTTTACTATTAATTGCATTTCCTACTGCACATAGCATTGTACTGCAAGCCCTTTATATACCTTGTACCCTGATGTTGATTGGCTTAATAATGCGAGGCGTTGCTTTTGATTTTCGCGCCAAGGCGATTGTCGCGCATAAACGTCGATGGGATAGCGTTTTTAAAACGGGTTCATTACTTGCGTCATTAGCACAAGGTTATATGCTCGGTTTGTATGTTATGGGGTTTACTAATACATTAGAAGCCCATGGCTTTGCGCTATTAAGTGCTATCGGGGTGAGTGCAGCATACACCTTTATCGGAAGCGCTTGGCTAGTAATGAAAACAGAGGGGACACTTCAACAACGTGCAATTACAGTGTGTCAATCTACCGTAATTATCACCTTTATTGGTATTTTTACAGTGTCACTGGTTAATTTACTGTTATCTCCAGATATTTATCAGAAATGGTTTGCCCTCCCCTATGCATTAATTTTGATCCCAATTCCCTTAATTTGTGCAAGTTTCTTTATTTTATGTTGGTTTGTTTTAAAGCGTTTAGCTAAACAGCCAAAGGTTGGTGCAAGCCTGCCATTCTTTTTCGCATTACTTATATTTTCACTTTCATTCTTCGGCTTAGCATTTAGTTTTTTCCCTGAAATTGTTCCGGGTCAACTTACTATATGGCAGGCTGTTGCTGCACCTGAATCGCTTAACTTTCTATTGTGGGGGGCGCTAATCGTGGTACCAACAATTTTGGCGTACACAGCGTTTTCATATCGGGTGTTTTGGGGGAAAGTGGACGAGTTACGTTATTATTAA
- a CDS encoding cytochrome ubiquinol oxidase subunit I → MLDTLMLSRIQFAANISFHILFPTITIALCWFLVFFKVRFDMTGNPVWMRAYRFWVKIFALSFALGVVSGITMSFQFGTNWPGFMEKVGNIAGPLLGYEVLTAFFLEATFLGIMLFGIKRVPPKVHTLACLIVALGTTLSAFWILSLNSWLQTPTGFEMRDGVAFPTDWFAIIFNPSFPYRLAHMLLASGLTASFLIIGISCYRLLKGDDKQAPKLTLKVALIVAAVLAPLQAFVGDLHGLNTLEHQPQKIAAMEGVWHTEKGAPLLLFAIPDEEQRTNHFEIGIPNLASLILTHEMEGEIKGLNEFIGEHPPVKPVFFGFRIMVGLGLLMIAASWFGLYQLKRRNKLPPWLMRGFVLLTFSGWLATLAGWYVTEIGRQPYLVSGVLKVSDAATQIAPGNVGFSLILYLSVYVILLAAYLHTVFLMARRAVEIEEFEPNQQPVKSSLTHGENAYV, encoded by the coding sequence ATGTTGGATACATTAATGCTTTCACGCATACAGTTTGCTGCCAACATTAGTTTTCATATTTTATTTCCTACCATTACAATCGCCTTGTGTTGGTTTTTAGTGTTCTTTAAAGTCCGATTTGATATGACGGGTAACCCCGTCTGGATGCGTGCTTATCGTTTTTGGGTAAAAATTTTTGCGCTTTCTTTTGCATTAGGTGTCGTAAGTGGCATTACCATGTCATTTCAATTTGGTACGAATTGGCCTGGCTTTATGGAAAAAGTCGGTAATATAGCAGGTCCCTTACTCGGCTATGAAGTTCTCACTGCGTTTTTCTTAGAAGCGACTTTTCTCGGGATTATGTTATTTGGTATTAAACGTGTTCCACCTAAAGTGCATACACTTGCCTGTTTAATCGTCGCACTCGGCACCACGCTTTCTGCATTTTGGATTTTAAGTCTTAATTCGTGGTTGCAAACACCCACTGGGTTTGAAATGCGTGATGGTGTTGCTTTCCCGACAGATTGGTTTGCCATTATCTTTAATCCAAGTTTTCCATACCGTTTAGCCCATATGCTGCTTGCATCGGGTCTAACAGCAAGCTTTCTAATTATTGGTATCAGTTGTTATCGTTTACTTAAAGGTGATGACAAACAAGCACCAAAGCTCACGCTAAAAGTTGCACTGATCGTTGCCGCTGTGCTTGCGCCGCTTCAAGCGTTTGTCGGTGATTTACATGGCTTAAATACGCTTGAGCATCAACCACAAAAAATTGCCGCAATGGAGGGTGTTTGGCACACAGAAAAAGGCGCACCTTTACTCTTGTTCGCTATTCCAGATGAGGAGCAGCGCACCAACCACTTCGAAATTGGTATTCCGAACCTAGCCAGTTTAATACTGACCCACGAAATGGAAGGTGAAATAAAAGGGCTCAATGAATTTATTGGTGAGCACCCACCAGTCAAACCCGTTTTCTTTGGTTTTCGAATTATGGTTGGCCTTGGTTTATTGATGATCGCTGCGTCTTGGTTTGGTCTTTATCAACTTAAAAGACGTAATAAATTACCGCCTTGGCTAATGCGTGGTTTTGTATTACTCACCTTCTCTGGTTGGCTGGCAACACTCGCAGGTTGGTATGTCACTGAAATTGGCAGACAGCCTTACCTTGTCAGTGGTGTATTAAAGGTTTCTGATGCTGCTACTCAGATAGCGCCAGGCAACGTCGGCTTTAGCCTCATTTTGTACTTAAGTGTTTATGTTATTTTACTTGCAGCTTATCTTCATACTGTATTCTTAATGGCACGTCGTGCAGTAGAAATCGAAGAGTTTGAACCCAATCAGCAACCAGTTAAATCGTCATTAACACACGGAGAGAATGCATATGTTTGA
- a CDS encoding GbsR/MarR family transcriptional regulator produces the protein MLLTPKIESFVMHCGEMGSRWGFNRTIGQIMGLLLMSEQPLSAVDLSETLNISRGNVSMAIKELQSWRLVSVIHKPGDRKDYYAPAGDIWQLANRVFEERRKREMDPTLSLLRASIIDEPANAEEAYAQDKMAEIHDLLETITVWASELQSMSPEKLTTLMKLGSGVVKVLDFKDKVLKSGNGN, from the coding sequence ATGTTGCTAACACCAAAAATCGAAAGTTTTGTCATGCACTGCGGCGAAATGGGCAGTCGTTGGGGATTTAATCGTACTATCGGTCAGATCATGGGCCTACTCTTGATGAGTGAACAACCATTGAGTGCTGTTGATCTCTCCGAAACACTTAATATCTCTCGTGGTAATGTCAGTATGGCGATTAAAGAATTGCAATCCTGGCGCTTAGTGTCTGTTATTCATAAACCTGGTGACAGAAAAGACTACTATGCGCCTGCAGGCGATATTTGGCAGTTAGCCAACCGAGTTTTCGAAGAGCGCAGAAAAAGAGAGATGGACCCAACCCTGTCTCTCTTGCGCGCTTCTATTATTGATGAACCTGCCAATGCGGAAGAAGCCTATGCGCAAGATAAAATGGCAGAGATCCATGACCTACTCGAAACAATTACAGTGTGGGCAAGTGAGTTACAGAGTATGAGTCCAGAGAAGTTAACGACTTTAATGAAGCTCGGCTCCGGAGTCGTTAAAGTACTGGATTTTAAAGATAAAGTTTTAAAAAGCGGTAATGGTAATTAA
- a CDS encoding substrate-binding domain-containing protein encodes MLNKFNSLIVAVCYGIKLSFFFASFTVYANYTIGVIGKTKNDSFYIQSFKGCQKLAETTPDLTCIYDGAEDFQDIRGQSLKVNRLIDEGVSALLISITDSEFLTNSALKRAYEKNIPVVTFDSDLLPQHHDYRLAYVGTNNFDFGVALGNYVKNNITHKNTICMQSGHPSTPNLNERIKGVRFALSGQSLHRLKGQQGWYEHELCPLYSLGKRGLALSQMIGKIKMQPSPIFVAVAGFAQFNPRYIDQMALFKNKIKSDKAVIVSADTESLQLKALKKGLSTVNIGQKPFEMGQKGAQYLYQYLQNKEKPKQEFTYLGFHYCNKENAESCTVNY; translated from the coding sequence ATGCTTAATAAATTTAACTCTCTCATTGTCGCTGTCTGTTATGGAATTAAACTATCGTTTTTTTTCGCTAGCTTCACCGTTTATGCCAACTACACAATTGGTGTGATTGGCAAAACCAAAAATGACAGCTTTTACATCCAGTCATTTAAAGGGTGTCAAAAACTAGCCGAAACAACACCTGATTTAACGTGTATTTATGATGGTGCTGAGGATTTTCAAGATATTCGAGGGCAGTCGTTAAAAGTTAATCGGTTAATAGATGAGGGAGTAAGTGCATTATTAATTTCAATTACAGACTCGGAATTTTTGACAAATAGTGCGTTAAAAAGAGCGTATGAGAAGAATATTCCGGTTGTCACCTTTGATTCAGATTTATTACCACAACACCATGATTATCGCCTAGCATATGTTGGCACCAATAATTTTGATTTTGGCGTAGCGCTTGGTAATTATGTTAAAAATAATATTACGCATAAAAATACAATTTGTATGCAGTCTGGTCACCCTTCAACACCTAATTTGAACGAGCGAATAAAGGGGGTGCGATTTGCACTGAGTGGTCAAAGCCTGCACCGATTAAAGGGGCAACAAGGGTGGTATGAACATGAGTTGTGTCCGTTATACAGTCTAGGAAAGCGCGGCCTTGCTTTAAGTCAAATGATTGGCAAGATTAAAATGCAGCCGTCTCCCATCTTTGTTGCGGTTGCTGGATTTGCCCAGTTTAATCCGCGTTATATTGACCAAATGGCATTGTTCAAAAATAAAATAAAGAGTGATAAAGCGGTGATTGTTTCTGCTGATACTGAATCCTTGCAGTTAAAAGCACTCAAAAAAGGCCTTTCAACCGTTAATATCGGTCAAAAGCCTTTTGAAATGGGCCAAAAGGGGGCACAGTACCTTTACCAATATTTGCAAAATAAAGAGAAACCTAAACAAGAGTTTACTTATTTAGGTTTTCACTATTGCAATAAAGAGAACGCAGAAAGCTGTACTGTTAATTATTGA
- a CDS encoding LysE family translocator, with translation MNIELLMALITFCFVSSITPGPNNLMLLSSGLNFGLRRSLNHLFGVTFGFGIMVLLVGIGVGKLFVLLPMSYEILKWLSVIYLTYLAYKIANNHISDQGSCSAQPFTFKQACLFQWVNPKAWTMAISVNAIYASDQTLSAVLTVTAIFILVNFPSICCWLVMGKQMKRFIESPIKVKLFNWLMAGLLICSIIPML, from the coding sequence ATGAATATAGAACTACTAATGGCTCTTATTACATTTTGCTTTGTCTCATCAATTACACCAGGGCCGAACAATTTAATGTTGCTTAGTTCAGGGCTAAATTTTGGATTAAGGCGCTCGCTCAATCATTTATTTGGAGTCACATTTGGCTTTGGTATTATGGTTTTGCTTGTGGGTATAGGGGTTGGCAAGCTATTTGTATTGCTGCCAATGAGTTATGAAATTTTAAAATGGTTAAGTGTTATCTACCTGACTTACCTAGCATACAAAATCGCAAATAATCATATTAGTGACCAAGGCTCGTGCTCCGCCCAACCGTTTACTTTTAAACAAGCTTGTTTGTTTCAATGGGTCAATCCTAAAGCATGGACAATGGCAATAAGTGTTAACGCTATTTATGCTAGCGATCAAACATTAAGCGCCGTGCTCACTGTTACTGCAATTTTTATACTCGTCAATTTTCCATCCATCTGCTGTTGGTTAGTAATGGGAAAACAAATGAAACGGTTTATTGAATCACCAATAAAAGTAAAGCTGTTTAACTGGCTGATGGCCGGATTATTAATCTGTTCTATCATTCCTATGCTTTAG
- a CDS encoding Lrp/AsnC family transcriptional regulator: MDRYNEQILFELSRDSNISNIELAERIGLSPSACLRRVQELERKKIITGYKAHIDTEQLGIGFKAFVTVGLSEHTNAAQMKFEQAITLSKEVLECHNVTGAFEYILRVETVDLKSYKQFHTNVLGNIEKVATITTHVVMASVKDS; encoded by the coding sequence ATGGACAGATATAACGAACAAATATTGTTTGAATTGTCACGTGACAGCAATATCTCAAATATTGAGCTTGCTGAGCGTATTGGGTTATCACCGTCAGCGTGTTTGAGACGTGTGCAAGAATTAGAGCGTAAAAAAATAATAACTGGCTATAAAGCGCATATTGATACCGAACAACTGGGCATTGGATTTAAGGCATTTGTAACAGTAGGTTTGTCAGAACACACTAACGCAGCCCAAATGAAATTTGAACAAGCAATTACATTGTCAAAAGAAGTACTTGAATGCCACAACGTAACTGGTGCGTTTGAGTATATCTTGCGAGTAGAAACAGTGGATTTAAAAAGCTATAAGCAATTTCATACTAACGTTCTGGGTAATATTGAAAAAGTGGCAACAATCACAACGCATGTTGTGATGGCATCGGTTAAGGATTCTTAA
- a CDS encoding DUF4785 domain-containing protein has protein sequence MKNITLLTFVCGLTFAANTFANDIVFQFKQIQPEIKKQLEQSVSSNEYWLTVTGKELQNGIDLPLSASNSFVRVAPKLIEKNATQTYIEPLNVNALTLLPKDGVMTKGTFAEQVFAQKEMNDAGFSDGSVALKVKSNKALQTLLLQTKQYLPDDARYLVHVKEKDSHAILNVNAPNELSNETNGFELTSLAFTDQNIKVTGISARLKSPMQRIIDVGITNNLISFNEQLAYVGAINGLYEIELQVEGTLANSPVKRSIKIPFVNVKQTAKIDANYSFTELANTINASVPLTINEPGKFSIQATLQGSNDGKHFNAIATVEMAKMFNSDGNFNIPFNVQSRYREYRLTNVVLKDHSRLLVLNTPKAL, from the coding sequence ATGAAAAATATAACCTTATTAACCTTTGTTTGCGGTTTGACCTTTGCTGCAAATACATTTGCTAATGACATTGTTTTCCAATTTAAGCAAATCCAACCAGAGATTAAAAAACAGCTAGAACAATCTGTTTCGAGTAATGAATATTGGTTAACTGTAACGGGTAAAGAGTTACAAAATGGAATCGACTTACCACTTTCTGCAAGTAACAGTTTTGTACGTGTTGCACCAAAATTGATAGAAAAAAACGCAACGCAAACATATATCGAACCATTGAATGTTAATGCGCTCACACTGCTACCTAAAGATGGCGTGATGACAAAAGGAACCTTCGCAGAACAAGTGTTTGCGCAAAAAGAAATGAATGATGCAGGGTTTTCTGACGGCAGTGTTGCTTTAAAAGTTAAGTCTAATAAAGCGCTCCAAACACTTTTGTTACAGACAAAACAATACTTGCCTGACGATGCGCGTTATTTAGTACATGTAAAAGAAAAGGACAGTCATGCAATTTTGAATGTAAATGCCCCGAATGAGCTATCAAATGAGACGAATGGATTTGAATTAACATCACTGGCTTTTACAGATCAAAACATTAAAGTCACGGGCATTTCAGCAAGGTTGAAAAGCCCAATGCAACGCATAATAGATGTTGGCATAACGAATAATCTGATCTCATTTAATGAACAATTAGCTTATGTTGGTGCTATTAATGGATTGTATGAAATAGAGCTGCAAGTAGAAGGGACCCTTGCCAATTCACCGGTTAAGCGTTCTATTAAAATTCCATTTGTTAATGTTAAACAGACAGCAAAAATAGACGCTAATTATTCGTTTACTGAACTGGCAAATACAATTAATGCATCAGTACCGCTAACGATTAATGAGCCTGGTAAATTTAGCATTCAAGCTACTTTACAAGGCAGCAATGATGGTAAGCACTTTAATGCGATTGCTACAGTAGAAATGGCAAAAATGTTCAACAGTGACGGTAATTTTAACATCCCGTTTAATGTGCAGAGCCGCTACCGGGAATATAGGCTTACCAATGTAGTGCTGAAAGATCACTCACGATTACTTGTTTTAAACACACCAAAAGCACTTTAA